In a single window of the Littorina saxatilis isolate snail1 linkage group LG5, US_GU_Lsax_2.0, whole genome shotgun sequence genome:
- the LOC138966849 gene encoding uncharacterized protein isoform X5, with translation MLRHWSVAVVLCVVGGMTWTDVRGWEQHSSDHYMALDMDSAQVNDTGLLFSPMLHGSVNQTCKLSFIRHIKNDNRACQLSVFLVTETTWTLMWRTVDVTGEGLFVASWNSETSPGLQRPCTDPSFQIVFEGRKITSESCGGTVDVDDIVFEFSQPDITPPLLTQKTTSVPTTQLSTGNTHVDTDTKPSVNSTAPDNSQTNNPTEAYSAEDSDSGVSTAVITAVVAIILAVVIIICLILIVFFLRRRAQKQGKTDHWTLHLFRTQKTPSRPHGASAVFTNSQDVPYSGQGQANPESADQARIQSGGHRASVHLYSTAEDHRYSTLDYPRDEHRYGTVDNHHYGTLDDHRDEHRYSTLQTDIATAHQTIITTSHQQTTCMMATKSHHLHTTDRQDGACTSNHDYYNA, from the exons ATGCTAAGACATTGGTCTGTCGCTGTCgtgttgtgtgtggttggtGGCATGACATGGACAGATGTACGAGGATGGGAGCAGCACTCAA GTGATCACTACATGGCGCTGGACATGGACAGCGCACAAGTCAACGACACGGGTCTTTTGTTCAGTCCAATGCTGCACGGCTCCGTCAACCAGACGTGCAAGCTGAGTTTTATCCGCCACATCAAGAACGATAACCGTGCCTGTCAGCTATCAGTCTTTCTGGTGACGGAGACCACCTGGACCTTGATGTGGAGGACTGTGGATGTGACTGGAGAGGGATTGTTTGTAGCAAGCTGGAACTCTGAGACGTCGCCAGGTCTGCAAAGGCCTTGTACAGACCCGAGTTTTCAG ATAGTGTTTGAAGGAAGGAAGATAACGAGCGAGTCATGTGGAGGCACGGTTGACGTCGATGACATTGTCTTTGAGTTCAGCCAGCCAGACATTACTCCCCCTTTGctaacacaaaaaacaacatctgTTCCAACGACTCAGCTATCGACCGGGAACACGCACGTGGACACCGATACCAAACCCAGTGTAAATAGCACAG CACCCGATAATTCCCAAACCAACAATCCCACGGAGGCATATTCTGCGGAGGACAGTGACTCTGGTGTCTCGACTGCGGTAATTACCGCTGTAGTCGCCATTATTCTCgctgtcgtcatcatcatttgTCTCATCCTCATCGTGTTCTTCTTGAGAAGACGAGCTCAGAAACAGGGCAAGACAGATCACTGGACCTTGCATCTATTCAGGACACAAAAGACACC GTCACGACCTCACGGAGCATCCGCTGTTTTCACCAACAGCCAAGACGTTCCTTACAGCGGCCAGGGGCAAG CAAACCCTGAATCAGCTGATCAAGCCAGGATCCAAAGTGGAGGTCACAGGGCCTCAGTTCATCTGTACAGCACAGCAGAAGACCATCGCTACAGCACACTAGACTACCCTCGAGATGAACATCGCTACGGTACAGTAGACAACCATCACTACGGCACACTAGACGACCACCGAGATGAACATCGCTACAGTACACTACAGACGGACATCGCAACAGCACACCAGACGATAATAACTACATCACACCAGCAGACGACGTGCATGATGGCTACGAAATCCCATCACCTGCACACCACCGACAGACAGGACGGAGCCTGCACCAGTAACCACGATTACTACAACGCCTAG
- the LOC138966849 gene encoding uncharacterized protein isoform X1, whose translation MLRHWSVAVVLCVVGGMTWTDVRGWEQHSISCDFDNGQCGWKDGENTTLHWTQDSNIAGDHYMALDMDSAQVNDTGLLFSPMLHGSVNQTCKLSFIRHIKNDNRACQLSVFLVTETTWTLMWRTVDVTGEGLFVASWNSETSPGLQRPCTDPSFQIVFEGRKITSESCGGTVDVDDIVFEFSQPDITPPLLTQKTTSVPTTQLSTGNTHVDTDTKPSVNSTAPDNSQTNNPTEAYSAEDSDSGVSTAVITAVVAIILAVVIIICLILIVFFLRRRAQKQGKTDHWTLHLFRTQKTPSRPHGASAVFTNSQDVPYSGQGQANPESADQARIQSGGHRASVHLYSTAEDHRYSTLDYPRDEHRYGTVDNHHYGTLDDHRDEHRYSTLQTDIATAHQTIITTSHQQTTCMMATKSHHLHTTDRQDGACTSNHDYYNA comes from the exons ATGCTAAGACATTGGTCTGTCGCTGTCgtgttgtgtgtggttggtGGCATGACATGGACAGATGTACGAGGATGGGAGCAGCACTCAA TATCGTGTGATTTTGACAACGGTCAATGTGGGTGGAAGGACGGTGAAAACACGACGCTTCACTGGACACAAGATTCGAATATCGCAG GTGATCACTACATGGCGCTGGACATGGACAGCGCACAAGTCAACGACACGGGTCTTTTGTTCAGTCCAATGCTGCACGGCTCCGTCAACCAGACGTGCAAGCTGAGTTTTATCCGCCACATCAAGAACGATAACCGTGCCTGTCAGCTATCAGTCTTTCTGGTGACGGAGACCACCTGGACCTTGATGTGGAGGACTGTGGATGTGACTGGAGAGGGATTGTTTGTAGCAAGCTGGAACTCTGAGACGTCGCCAGGTCTGCAAAGGCCTTGTACAGACCCGAGTTTTCAG ATAGTGTTTGAAGGAAGGAAGATAACGAGCGAGTCATGTGGAGGCACGGTTGACGTCGATGACATTGTCTTTGAGTTCAGCCAGCCAGACATTACTCCCCCTTTGctaacacaaaaaacaacatctgTTCCAACGACTCAGCTATCGACCGGGAACACGCACGTGGACACCGATACCAAACCCAGTGTAAATAGCACAG CACCCGATAATTCCCAAACCAACAATCCCACGGAGGCATATTCTGCGGAGGACAGTGACTCTGGTGTCTCGACTGCGGTAATTACCGCTGTAGTCGCCATTATTCTCgctgtcgtcatcatcatttgTCTCATCCTCATCGTGTTCTTCTTGAGAAGACGAGCTCAGAAACAGGGCAAGACAGATCACTGGACCTTGCATCTATTCAGGACACAAAAGACACC GTCACGACCTCACGGAGCATCCGCTGTTTTCACCAACAGCCAAGACGTTCCTTACAGCGGCCAGGGGCAAG CAAACCCTGAATCAGCTGATCAAGCCAGGATCCAAAGTGGAGGTCACAGGGCCTCAGTTCATCTGTACAGCACAGCAGAAGACCATCGCTACAGCACACTAGACTACCCTCGAGATGAACATCGCTACGGTACAGTAGACAACCATCACTACGGCACACTAGACGACCACCGAGATGAACATCGCTACAGTACACTACAGACGGACATCGCAACAGCACACCAGACGATAATAACTACATCACACCAGCAGACGACGTGCATGATGGCTACGAAATCCCATCACCTGCACACCACCGACAGACAGGACGGAGCCTGCACCAGTAACCACGATTACTACAACGCCTAG
- the LOC138966849 gene encoding uncharacterized protein isoform X2, whose protein sequence is MLRHWCVAVVLCVVGGLTWTDVRGWVRHPISCDFDNGQCGWKDGENTTLHWTQDSNIAGDHYMALDMDSAQVNDTGLLFSPMLHGSVNQTCKLSFIRHIKNDNRACQLSVFLVTETTWTLMWRTVDVTGEGLFVASWNSETSPGLQRPCTDPSFQIVFEGRKITSESCGGTVDVDDIVFEFSQPDITPPLLTQKTTSVPTTQLSTGNTHVDTDTKPSVNSTAPDNSQTNNPTEAYSAEDSDSGVSTAVITAVVAIILAVVIIICLILIVFFLRRRAQKQGKTDHWTLHLFRTQKTPSRPHGASAVFTNSQDVPYSGQGQANPESADQARIQSGGHRASVHLYSTAEDHRYSTLDYPRDEHRYGTVDNHHYGTLDDHRDEHRYSTLQTDIATAHQTIITTSHQQTTCMMATKSHHLHTTDRQDGACTSNHDYYNA, encoded by the exons TATCGTGTGATTTTGACAACGGTCAATGTGGGTGGAAGGACGGTGAAAACACGACGCTTCACTGGACACAAGATTCGAATATCGCAG GTGATCACTACATGGCGCTGGACATGGACAGCGCACAAGTCAACGACACGGGTCTTTTGTTCAGTCCAATGCTGCACGGCTCCGTCAACCAGACGTGCAAGCTGAGTTTTATCCGCCACATCAAGAACGATAACCGTGCCTGTCAGCTATCAGTCTTTCTGGTGACGGAGACCACCTGGACCTTGATGTGGAGGACTGTGGATGTGACTGGAGAGGGATTGTTTGTAGCAAGCTGGAACTCTGAGACGTCGCCAGGTCTGCAAAGGCCTTGTACAGACCCGAGTTTTCAG ATAGTGTTTGAAGGAAGGAAGATAACGAGCGAGTCATGTGGAGGCACGGTTGACGTCGATGACATTGTCTTTGAGTTCAGCCAGCCAGACATTACTCCCCCTTTGctaacacaaaaaacaacatctgTTCCAACGACTCAGCTATCGACCGGGAACACGCACGTGGACACCGATACCAAACCCAGTGTAAATAGCACAG CACCCGATAATTCCCAAACCAACAATCCCACGGAGGCATATTCTGCGGAGGACAGTGACTCTGGTGTCTCGACTGCGGTAATTACCGCTGTAGTCGCCATTATTCTCgctgtcgtcatcatcatttgTCTCATCCTCATCGTGTTCTTCTTGAGAAGACGAGCTCAGAAACAGGGCAAGACAGATCACTGGACCTTGCATCTATTCAGGACACAAAAGACACC GTCACGACCTCACGGAGCATCCGCTGTTTTCACCAACAGCCAAGACGTTCCTTACAGCGGCCAGGGGCAAG CAAACCCTGAATCAGCTGATCAAGCCAGGATCCAAAGTGGAGGTCACAGGGCCTCAGTTCATCTGTACAGCACAGCAGAAGACCATCGCTACAGCACACTAGACTACCCTCGAGATGAACATCGCTACGGTACAGTAGACAACCATCACTACGGCACACTAGACGACCACCGAGATGAACATCGCTACAGTACACTACAGACGGACATCGCAACAGCACACCAGACGATAATAACTACATCACACCAGCAGACGACGTGCATGATGGCTACGAAATCCCATCACCTGCACACCACCGACAGACAGGACGGAGCCTGCACCAGTAACCACGATTACTACAACGCCTAG